One genomic window of Motacilla alba alba isolate MOTALB_02 chromosome 3, Motacilla_alba_V1.0_pri, whole genome shotgun sequence includes the following:
- the IMP3 gene encoding U3 small nucleolar ribonucleoprotein protein IMP3 — protein MVRKLKYHEQKLLRRLDLVNWEASGGNLAEVRALRRYRLGRREDYVQYKALARAVRALARRLRDLGPASAAFRARCAAALLEKLYGLGLVNSRQSLAVCESLSAAAFCRRRLPCLLVKLRMAQNLRHAVTFVEQGHVRVGPEVVTDPALLVPRAVEDFITWVDASRLRQKVLDYNQERDDFDLAA, from the coding sequence ATGGTGCGGAAACTCAAGTACCACGAGCAGAAGCTGCTGCGGCGGCTGGACCTGGTGAACTGGGAGGCGTCGGGCGGGAACTTGGCGGAGGTGCGGGCGCTGCGGCGGTACCGGCTGGGCCGGCGGGAGGACTACGTGCAGTACAAGGCGCTGGCCCGCGCCGTGCGCGCCCTGGCCCGGCGGCTCCGCGACCTGGGCCCGGCCAGCGCCGCCTTCCGCGCCCGCTGCGCCGCCGCgctgctggagaagctgtacgggctggggctggtgaaCAGCCGGCAGTCGCTGGCCGTCTGCGAGAGCCTCTCGGCCGCCGCCTTCTGCCGCCGGcgcctgccctgcctgctggtgAAGCTGCGCATGGCGCAGAACCTGCGCCACGCCGTCACCTTCGTGGAGCAGGGGCACGTCCGCGTGGGGCCCGAGGTGGTGACGGACCCCGCGCTCCTCGTGCCCCGCGCCGTCGAGGACTTCATCACCTGGGTGGACGCGTCGCGCCTGCGGCAGAAGGTGCTCGACTACAACCAGGAGCGTGACGACTTCGACCTGGCCGCCTag
- the ANKRD66 gene encoding ankyrin repeat domain-containing protein 66 isoform X2: MPVAGCLPEECSMTELHEAVAVGDYDLVEKILKAGRCNPNQKDVDWHDRTPLHWAAAKGRSDLVRLLVDHGARHCLRSDVGWTAAHFAAEAGKLRVLRALHSLHAAMDAADLFGDTPRRLAEIYGHRECSKFLENCWLSSQIFSSLQRCFPGSGCFTAEV; encoded by the exons ATGCCTGTGGCCGG GTGCCTTCCTGAAGAGTGCAGCATGACAGAGCTCCATGAAGCCGTGGCTGTGGGCGACTATGACCTGGTGGAAAAGATTTTGAAGGCAGGGCGCTGCAATCCAAACCAGAAGGATGTCGACTGGCATGACAGGACCCCCCTGCACTGGGCTGCTGCCAAAG GGCGGTCGGACCTGGTCAGGCTCCTGGTGGATCACGGTGCCCGGCACTGCCTGCGGAGCGATGTGGGCTGGACCGCGGCTCACTTCGCTGCCGAGGCGGGGAAGCTGCGGGTGCTCCGCGCCCTTCACTCCCTGCACGCTGCTATGGATGCCGCCGACCTCTTCGGAGACACTCCCCGGAGGCTCGCGGAGATCTACGGACACCGGGAGTGCTCCAAATTCTTGGAAAA ctgttgGCTCAGCTCACAGATATTTTCATCCTTGCAAAGGTGTTTCCCTGGATCAGGATGCTTTACTGCAGAGGTTTGA
- the ANKRD66 gene encoding ankyrin repeat domain-containing protein 66 isoform X3 produces MPVAGCLPEECSMTELHEAVAVGDYDLVEKILKAGRCNPNQKDVDWHDRTPLHWAAAKGRSDLVRLLVDHGARHCLRSDVGWTAAHFAAEAGKLRVLRALHSLHAAMDAADLFGDTPRRLAEIYGHRECSKFLEKAEVEGKNYRRKAALRKMPLDQRDEDWELKKEELKKNPPCFWEKCTASNLKKNGGKRGKQ; encoded by the exons ATGCCTGTGGCCGG GTGCCTTCCTGAAGAGTGCAGCATGACAGAGCTCCATGAAGCCGTGGCTGTGGGCGACTATGACCTGGTGGAAAAGATTTTGAAGGCAGGGCGCTGCAATCCAAACCAGAAGGATGTCGACTGGCATGACAGGACCCCCCTGCACTGGGCTGCTGCCAAAG GGCGGTCGGACCTGGTCAGGCTCCTGGTGGATCACGGTGCCCGGCACTGCCTGCGGAGCGATGTGGGCTGGACCGCGGCTCACTTCGCTGCCGAGGCGGGGAAGCTGCGGGTGCTCCGCGCCCTTCACTCCCTGCACGCTGCTATGGATGCCGCCGACCTCTTCGGAGACACTCCCCGGAGGCTCGCGGAGATCTACGGACACCGGGAGTGCTCCAAATTCTTGGAAAA agcagaggtggaGGGCAAGAACTACCGCAGGAAGGCTGCACTGAGAAAAATGCCCTTAGACCAGAGAGATGAAGACTGGGAACTCAAGAAAGAAGAGCTTAAGAAAAATCCACCTTGTTTTTGGGAGAAGTGTACGGCCTCTAATCTAAAGAAAAAcggggggaaaagggggaagcAGTAG
- the ANKRD66 gene encoding ankyrin repeat domain-containing protein 66 isoform X1, whose product MTELHEAVAVGDYDLVEKILKAGRCNPNQKDVDWHDRTPLHWAAAKGRSDLVRLLVDHGARHCLRSDVGWTAAHFAAEAGKLRVLRALHSLHAAMDAADLFGDTPRRLAEIYGHRECSKFLEKAEVEGKNYRRKAALRKMPLDQRDEDWELKKEELKKNPPCFWEKCTASNLKKNGGKRGKQ is encoded by the exons ATGACAGAGCTCCATGAAGCCGTGGCTGTGGGCGACTATGACCTGGTGGAAAAGATTTTGAAGGCAGGGCGCTGCAATCCAAACCAGAAGGATGTCGACTGGCATGACAGGACCCCCCTGCACTGGGCTGCTGCCAAAG GGCGGTCGGACCTGGTCAGGCTCCTGGTGGATCACGGTGCCCGGCACTGCCTGCGGAGCGATGTGGGCTGGACCGCGGCTCACTTCGCTGCCGAGGCGGGGAAGCTGCGGGTGCTCCGCGCCCTTCACTCCCTGCACGCTGCTATGGATGCCGCCGACCTCTTCGGAGACACTCCCCGGAGGCTCGCGGAGATCTACGGACACCGGGAGTGCTCCAAATTCTTGGAAAA agcagaggtggaGGGCAAGAACTACCGCAGGAAGGCTGCACTGAGAAAAATGCCCTTAGACCAGAGAGATGAAGACTGGGAACTCAAGAAAGAAGAGCTTAAGAAAAATCCACCTTGTTTTTGGGAGAAGTGTACGGCCTCTAATCTAAAGAAAAAcggggggaaaagggggaagcAGTAG
- the LOC119699046 gene encoding taste receptor type 2 member 7-like: MESCHSPRQYNVTSYGATTMAIITLEAFPGMWINAFIVGVLCIGWVKKKTLNSNEKILLLLGCSRFWYLCITWVYKFLSFIYPNYLYVPTILQLAIFFQAFFNHCNLWFSACLCGFYCIKIANFRNRSFIYLKVKIDRMVPWLLLGSGILALAVGIIGYDVADKPHCNSNSTGQGNFGSANIKMDKHFFPSFFLAGFEYAASFMAVIFSAVFLLFSLWRHKHKMQTNSMKDLSMEAHIRAMKSILSFLVMYSINFVCLVLNMVYVTKKANHMTFLILLFQYIFPGLHSLILVFSNPKLEKTLLKILPLERTVKRKVCMS, translated from the coding sequence ATGGAATCTTGTCACTCTCCACGGCAATACAATGTCACTTCATATGGGGCCACAACCATGGCCATCATCACCCTGGAGGCATTTCCTGGCATGTGGATCAATGCTTTCATCGTTGGTGTGCTTTGCATTGGCTGGgtcaaaaagaaaaccctgaacTCTAATGAGaagatcctgctgctgctgggatgctccaggtTTTGGTATTTGTGCATCACATGGGTAtataaatttctttcctttatttatcCCAATTACCTTTATGTTCCCACCATACTTCAACTAGCTATATTTTTTCAAGCCTTTTTTAATCATTGCAACTTGTGGTTTTCTGCCTGTCTTTGTGGTTTCTACTGCATAAAAATTGCCAATTTCAGGAACAGGTCCTTCATCTACCTGAAAGTAAAAATTGACAGGATGGTGCCCTGGCTCTTGTTAGGGTCAGGGATTTTAGCTTTGGCTGTCGGCATCATTGGCTATGACGTCGCTGATAAACCGCACTGCAACAGCAATTCCACTGGACAAGGAAATTTTGGGTCAGCAAACATCAAAATggataaacattttttcccttctttttttcttgctggctTTGAATATGCTGCTTCATTCATGGCAGtcatcttttctgctgttttccttctcttttctctctggagaCACAAGCACAAGATGCAGACAAACTCCATGAAGGATCTCAGCATGGAAGCCCACATAAGAGCCATGAAATCTATTTTGTCCTTCTTAGTGATGTACAGTATCAACTTTGTATGTTTGGTCTTAAATATGGTTTATGTCACAAAGAAGGCAAATCATATGACATTTCTCATTCTACTATTTCAATACATTTTTCCGGGTCTTCACTCCCTTATTCTGGTTTTCAGCAATCCGAAGCTGGAAAAGACACTGCTAAAGATTCTTCCCTTGGAAAGAACTGTAAAGCGCAAGGTTTGCATGAGTTAG
- the LOC119699047 gene encoding taste receptor type 2 member 105-like — MEACHSPWQSNVTSYGATTVAIITLEAFAGMWINAFIVGVLCIGWVKKKTLNSNEKILLLLGCSRIFYLCFSWVYCSLSITYPNYLYVQPTFQLIVFFQAFFNCSNLWVSASLCVFYFIKIANFRNRFFIYLKVKTDRIVPWLLLASLLSALAIGIIAYDLAVTNLIISCNSTGKGNFSKTSGKMDENFFQIYFIYGFGFVVSFTAVISSALLLLFSLWRHKCKMQKNSMNTLSMDAHIKAIKSILSFFIMYSINFIVLILSLINSTKEDNYVAFLSLLFLYAFPGVHSLILIFSNPKLEKTLIRILSCVKCKDCMR, encoded by the coding sequence ATGGAAGCTTGTCACTCTCCATGGCAATCCAATGTCACTTCATATGGGGCCACAACTGTGGCCATCATCACCCTGGAGGCGTTTGCTGGCATGTGGATCAATGCTTTCATCGTTGGTGTGCTTTGCATTGGCTGGgtcaaaaagaaaaccctgaacTCTAATGAGAAgatcttgctgctgctggggtgctcCAGGATTTTCTATTTGTGCTTCTCATGGGTATATTGCTCCCTTTCAATAACTTATCCCAATTACCTTTATGTTCAACCCACATTTCAACtaattgtattttttcaagCCTTTTTTAATTGTTCCAACTTGtgggtttctgcctctctttgtgttttttattttataaaaattgcCAATTTCAGGAACAGGTTCTTCATCTACCTGAAAGTAAAAACCGACAGGATTGTGCCCTGGCTTTTGTTGGCATCATTGCTTTCAGCCTTGGCTATCGGCATCATCGCTTATGACTTGGCTGTTACAAACCTCATCATCAGCTGCAATTCCACCGGGAAAGGAAATTTTTCAAAAACTAGTGGTAAAATGGATGAAAATTTTTTCCAGATATATTTTATCTATGGCTTTGGATTTGTTGTATCTTTCACAGCAGTCATCTCTTCtgcccttctccttctcttttctctctggagaCACAAATGCAAGATGCAGAAAAACTCCATGAACACCCTCAGCATGGATGCCCACATCAAAGCCATTAAATCtattctctccttttttatAATGTATAGTATTAACTTCATAGTTTTGATCCTCTCACTAATCAATTCAACAAAAGAAGATAATTATGTGGCATTTCTTAGTTTACTATTTCTGTATGCTTTTCCAGGTGTTCATTCCCTTATTCTGATTTTCAGCAATCCTAAACTGGAAAAGACATTGATAAGGATTCTATCCTGTGTCAAGTGCAAGGATTGCATGAGGTAG